One genomic segment of Virgibacillus doumboii includes these proteins:
- a CDS encoding CDP-glycerol glycerophosphotransferase family protein, with translation MYTVKELEKQSDYQVVILKTSHCKVSFEESSNRTILNFETVNIIDWIQSIYHLATTQKVIVDNYYGFLAVTDFKPNVQCIQLWHAAGAIKKFALKDPSIQKRYHRAYKRFQKVYSRFDHVVIGSERMATIFKESFGISNEQILRTGIPRSDFFFDEEAKNKAEQSLTQDFPIIIGKKVILYAPTYRDNELKKTDIELNIDKMYREFKDEYVLFLRLHPAIEEAYQNRYPDFVINVSNYHDINHLLVVSDILISDYSSIPFEFSLLERPMVFFSYDLDKYAKTRGFWEDYEHLVPGPVVRTTDDLIDVIRTNNFDMIRIRSFAEQWNQYSKGLSSKKLIKAIYTEEEQYKEVVDQV, from the coding sequence TTGTACACAGTAAAAGAACTTGAAAAACAGTCTGATTATCAGGTTGTTATTCTTAAGACCTCCCATTGCAAGGTCAGCTTTGAAGAATCATCGAACAGGACAATATTAAACTTTGAGACTGTTAATATAATAGACTGGATTCAGTCCATTTATCACCTGGCAACCACTCAAAAAGTTATAGTTGATAATTATTATGGCTTTTTAGCTGTGACCGATTTCAAACCTAATGTACAATGTATTCAGTTGTGGCATGCTGCTGGGGCGATTAAAAAGTTTGCCCTAAAGGACCCTTCTATTCAAAAGAGATACCACCGGGCATATAAACGATTCCAAAAAGTGTATAGCCGGTTTGATCATGTTGTCATTGGTTCTGAACGTATGGCAACTATTTTTAAAGAAAGCTTTGGTATTTCAAATGAGCAAATATTGCGAACCGGAATACCAAGAAGTGATTTCTTTTTTGATGAAGAAGCTAAAAACAAAGCAGAACAATCTTTGACACAAGACTTTCCTATTATTATTGGAAAGAAAGTTATTTTATATGCACCAACCTATCGTGATAACGAATTAAAGAAGACTGACATTGAACTGAATATTGATAAGATGTACCGTGAGTTCAAGGATGAATATGTGTTGTTCCTACGTCTTCACCCGGCAATAGAGGAAGCATACCAGAACAGGTATCCTGATTTTGTTATCAATGTTTCTAATTATCATGATATAAATCATTTATTGGTAGTTTCAGATATACTAATTTCTGATTACTCGTCTATTCCATTTGAATTTTCATTATTGGAGAGACCTATGGTATTCTTTTCCTATGATTTGGACAAGTATGCAAAAACAAGAGGTTTTTGGGAAGATTATGAACATCTTGTCCCTGGTCCTGTTGTCAGAACAACGGACGACTTAATTGATGTAATTAGAACCAACAATTTTGACATGATTCGTATTCGTTCATTTGCAGAACAGTGGAACCAATACTCAAAAGGACTTTCAAGTAAAAAGTTGATTAAAGCAATCTATACTGAAGAAGAACAATATAAGGAAGTTGTCGATCAAGTCTAA
- a CDS encoding CDP-glycerol glycerophosphotransferase family protein, translating to MVREIIIALYLLVFRMLFNLFKLLPQKTKTTFVASFGTNILYTIDEQEKQTDDSIVILKANQCSMDFGSGPRRKTLKFGFPHFLDWVRSIYHLATSKKVFIDNYYGFLSVTKFRSNTQCIQLWHASGAIKQFGLKDNSIENRHSNACKRFKNVYDRFDLVIVGSDKMAAIFSVAFDLPTSRILRTGIPRTDFFFDSAAKKEAEQTLRNAFPVINNKKVILYAPTYREHQSASQLDIEIMHEVLSEEYVLFLSLHPKVKTEMENNYPGFVFDVSNHFHINHILVITDILVTDYSSIPFEFSLLNKPMVFYAYDLEEYAQVKGLWKDYDKLVPGPVVKHTEDLIHVLQTGEFNMATVRDFAEEWNQYSDGKSSERLIKTLYN from the coding sequence ATGGTTAGAGAAATTATCATTGCTTTATACCTTTTGGTATTTCGAATGCTTTTTAACCTGTTCAAATTATTACCTCAAAAGACAAAAACCACATTCGTCGCTTCATTTGGAACAAATATTTTATATACTATTGATGAACAGGAAAAACAAACGGATGACAGTATTGTAATACTCAAAGCCAATCAATGCAGCATGGATTTCGGAAGTGGACCAAGACGAAAAACTTTGAAGTTTGGATTCCCACACTTTCTTGATTGGGTTCGATCCATTTATCATTTGGCTACTTCTAAAAAAGTTTTTATTGATAATTATTATGGGTTTCTTTCTGTGACAAAATTTAGGTCCAATACCCAGTGCATTCAGTTATGGCATGCATCTGGAGCAATAAAGCAGTTTGGCCTGAAGGATAATTCAATTGAAAACCGTCACTCTAATGCATGTAAACGATTTAAAAACGTTTACGATCGATTTGATTTAGTTATTGTCGGTTCAGATAAAATGGCTGCTATCTTCTCTGTTGCTTTTGATCTGCCGACTAGTCGTATTCTTAGAACTGGAATACCACGGACAGATTTCTTTTTTGATTCGGCAGCGAAAAAAGAAGCTGAACAAACACTAAGAAATGCTTTTCCTGTCATCAACAACAAGAAAGTCATCCTATACGCTCCAACTTATCGTGAGCATCAATCTGCATCTCAGTTGGACATTGAAATAATGCATGAGGTACTTAGTGAAGAATATGTATTGTTTTTAAGTCTTCATCCTAAAGTAAAAACTGAAATGGAAAATAACTACCCAGGATTTGTCTTTGATGTATCCAATCATTTTCATATAAATCATATACTCGTCATTACTGATATTTTAGTTACGGATTATTCGTCAATTCCTTTTGAATTTTCATTACTGAATAAACCAATGGTGTTTTATGCATATGATTTGGAAGAGTACGCCCAAGTGAAAGGCTTATGGAAGGATTATGATAAGCTTGTTCCAGGACCTGTGGTGAAACATACGGAAGACTTGATCCATGTTCTGCAAACAGGTGAATTTAATATGGCCACAGTTAGAGATTTTGCCGAGGAGTGGAATCAGTATTCTGATGGAAAATCAAGTGAACGTTTAATCAAGACATTATACAATTAA
- a CDS encoding glycosyltransferase — protein sequence MVISTMYPNKTNPTFGIFVKNQVEELIKRGFQVDVAAIKDPRMGTLFVVKKYFLWMIHIILILLTKGKKYDIVHAHYVFPSGWLALLFKKRFRTRVIATAHGGDLDKMAKKGPFFFKRTKQILHEADHVIAVGEELKHDMVTMFGVGKKKITVLNMGVNRKIFVPMDRADARNAINISQNSIIILFVGNIIKAKGITELVAAYSGLKENHPNIELHLIGPQKEPAFVQELKSKYNDFNIHPPMNQKEVAKWMAAADVFVIPSHIEGFGLVALEAMSCHTSVVGSNVGGLHYLLSDGAGVLIEPKNKKSLSKGIESVINNDSLSNELIINGEVKAQRYDQERLIGQLIKLYHRG from the coding sequence TTGGTAATAAGTACTATGTACCCAAATAAAACAAATCCGACCTTTGGCATTTTCGTTAAAAATCAGGTGGAAGAACTAATAAAACGAGGATTTCAAGTGGATGTTGCTGCAATAAAAGATCCACGAATGGGCACACTATTTGTAGTGAAAAAATATTTCTTATGGATGATCCATATCATCCTCATTTTGCTTACTAAGGGAAAAAAATATGATATTGTCCATGCTCATTACGTATTTCCAAGTGGATGGCTGGCTTTACTGTTCAAAAAACGCTTTCGCACCCGGGTCATTGCAACAGCACATGGCGGCGATTTGGACAAGATGGCAAAAAAAGGACCATTCTTTTTCAAACGGACAAAGCAGATTTTACATGAAGCAGACCATGTTATCGCTGTTGGAGAGGAACTTAAGCATGACATGGTGACAATGTTCGGAGTTGGGAAAAAGAAAATAACGGTTCTTAATATGGGTGTTAACAGGAAGATTTTCGTTCCAATGGATCGAGCGGATGCCAGGAATGCTATTAACATCTCTCAAAATTCAATAATAATCCTGTTTGTCGGCAATATCATCAAAGCCAAAGGAATAACCGAACTCGTTGCAGCATACAGCGGTTTAAAAGAAAATCACCCTAATATAGAGCTTCATTTAATCGGCCCTCAAAAAGAGCCAGCCTTCGTACAGGAACTTAAAAGTAAATATAACGACTTCAACATCCATCCACCAATGAACCAGAAAGAGGTTGCCAAATGGATGGCAGCTGCCGATGTTTTTGTTATTCCATCACATATCGAAGGCTTTGGTCTTGTAGCATTGGAGGCCATGTCCTGCCACACGTCAGTAGTTGGGAGTAATGTTGGTGGATTACATTATTTACTAAGTGACGGAGCGGGAGTATTAATAGAACCAAAAAACAAAAAATCACTAAGCAAAGGAATCGAATCGGTAATTAATAATGATTCACTAAGCAACGAGCTAATTATAAATGGGGAAGTAAAAGCTCAGAGGTATGACCAGGAAAGACTAATCGGTCAACTTATTAAACTATATCACCGTGGATAG
- a CDS encoding SH3 domain-containing protein yields the protein MEKYHLRKFLLISCLLGLVLSLVAFPMNNNTVQAATVYEGVALKDPTNVYSNTSRSDVIKSYRKGSILLYMPHSSNWYRAIVYVNGKSQNGYIHKSDVENSVKNQKVIKGVGNKNPTSVYSEATTNSGKLKSYDQGSILYYKTYTSGWYEAIVYVNGDRKTGYINKSHVDNIINDQKVLKGIGLKSPTAVYSKASTNSSKLKTYGQGSVLYYKTFTNSWYEALVYVDGNPTTGYIHKSHVEEIVDNQKVLKGIGLKSPTAVYSRASTHSGKLKSYSQGSILYYKTFTSNWYEALVYVNGKRRTGYIHNNHVEGIYDKQEALKGRAIANPTNVYSRASRNSRVVKDYSEGSILYFDTFSPNWYQGFVYVDGIRKTIYINRADVTIGDVTNVTKYNYTFETMVDIQMTKTPKANGAGTIPATREQVEYYANPSNFTENTDAYFQFLDLSQSAGLNAKEINRNILKGKGSLEGTGQAFIDAGRRYNINEAYLIAHTLHETANGTSTLAAGVPVDGSGNVVNPKNAVHTVYNMYGYGARDECPLECGAKYAFEKGWFTPSAAILGGASGVSTYYIQKGQDTLYKMRWNPANPGTHQYATHVAWAVAQTSRISEIYDLINNYTLVYDVPQFSSQPDSSGTFGVTDSGNENLNLRNSPNGTIIGKIPDGSTVKIIGTDGEWYNVKYNGKFGWAHGDYINKLNSSKVQAQVTSNSVSKTMNVVKPELDKGYPSGVFGLTDTGNDNLNLRKKPDGSIIGSIPNGSTIEVISTNGAWNKVRYDDNTGWVHGDYVEIQNLLQITATNLNVRETPGGNTLGQVSNIFMKAVIDNNNNYVTNNEWYQVYYNGKKAWVSDGKDGSYIQEIK from the coding sequence TTGGAAAAATATCACCTAAGAAAGTTTTTACTAATTAGTTGTCTTTTAGGCTTAGTCTTATCCTTAGTAGCCTTTCCAATGAATAACAATACAGTTCAGGCAGCTACTGTTTATGAGGGTGTGGCATTAAAGGATCCTACAAATGTTTATAGTAATACTTCAAGGTCAGATGTTATAAAATCCTATAGAAAAGGATCTATACTATTATACATGCCTCATTCATCCAATTGGTATCGTGCTATAGTTTATGTGAATGGAAAAAGTCAGAACGGATATATTCACAAGTCCGATGTAGAAAATTCTGTTAAAAATCAAAAGGTTATAAAGGGAGTCGGAAATAAAAATCCTACATCCGTATACTCTGAAGCAACTACAAATTCAGGTAAACTAAAATCCTATGATCAAGGCTCAATTCTTTACTATAAAACTTATACAAGTGGTTGGTATGAAGCTATAGTTTATGTGAATGGAGACAGAAAAACAGGATATATTAACAAATCACATGTGGATAATATAATAAATGACCAGAAGGTTTTAAAAGGAATCGGATTGAAAAGTCCAACAGCTGTCTATTCAAAAGCTTCAACCAATTCTAGTAAACTTAAAACCTATGGTCAAGGTTCTGTGCTTTATTACAAAACCTTTACAAACAGCTGGTATGAAGCACTTGTTTATGTGGATGGCAATCCTACTACCGGATATATTCATAAGTCACATGTGGAAGAAATCGTTGATAATCAAAAGGTTTTAAAAGGAATTGGGTTAAAAAGTCCAACAGCTGTCTATTCAAGGGCTTCTACACATTCTGGCAAACTAAAAAGTTATAGTCAAGGCTCAATCCTTTATTATAAGACCTTTACTAGTAATTGGTATGAAGCACTTGTTTATGTGAACGGAAAGCGTAGAACCGGTTACATTCACAATAACCATGTTGAAGGTATTTATGATAAACAAGAAGCTTTGAAAGGTCGCGCAATAGCAAATCCTACTAACGTTTATTCCAGGGCTTCCAGAAACTCACGCGTTGTGAAAGATTACAGTGAAGGCAGTATACTATATTTTGATACATTCTCACCAAATTGGTATCAAGGTTTTGTGTACGTAGATGGTATTCGTAAAACCATTTATATTAATCGGGCTGATGTAACAATTGGTGATGTAACAAACGTTACAAAGTACAACTATACATTTGAGACAATGGTAGATATCCAAATGACTAAAACACCTAAGGCTAATGGTGCGGGGACTATACCAGCTACTCGCGAACAAGTAGAGTATTATGCTAATCCGTCTAATTTTACCGAAAATACAGATGCTTATTTTCAATTTCTGGATCTCTCCCAATCTGCTGGGTTAAATGCGAAAGAGATTAATAGGAATATACTTAAAGGTAAAGGTTCACTAGAGGGAACAGGACAAGCGTTTATTGATGCTGGAAGAAGATATAATATTAATGAAGCTTACTTAATTGCCCACACCCTACATGAAACAGCTAATGGGACATCTACATTGGCTGCAGGAGTACCAGTTGATGGAAGTGGAAATGTAGTAAACCCAAAAAATGCTGTTCATACTGTTTATAATATGTATGGCTATGGTGCACGTGATGAATGTCCACTTGAATGCGGAGCAAAATACGCTTTCGAGAAGGGTTGGTTTACTCCATCAGCAGCTATATTAGGTGGAGCCAGTGGAGTTTCAACTTATTATATACAAAAAGGGCAAGATACGTTGTATAAAATGCGTTGGAATCCAGCTAATCCCGGGACGCACCAATATGCCACACACGTTGCCTGGGCGGTTGCACAAACCAGTAGAATAAGTGAAATTTACGATTTAATAAATAATTACACACTAGTTTATGATGTACCCCAATTTAGTAGTCAACCAGATTCGAGTGGTACATTTGGTGTTACAGACTCTGGAAATGAAAATCTGAACTTAAGAAATAGCCCTAATGGTACTATTATTGGCAAAATACCAGACGGTTCCACAGTCAAAATAATTGGTACTGATGGTGAATGGTACAATGTTAAATATAATGGTAAATTTGGATGGGCTCATGGTGATTATATAAATAAGTTGAATTCATCTAAAGTACAGGCTCAAGTAACTAGTAACAGTGTGAGCAAAACAATGAATGTGGTTAAGCCAGAACTCGACAAGGGTTATCCAAGTGGCGTATTTGGTCTTACTGATACTGGAAACGATAATCTTAACCTTAGAAAAAAACCAGATGGTTCTATCATTGGTAGTATACCAAACGGATCTACAATTGAAGTAATTAGTACTAATGGTGCTTGGAATAAAGTTAGGTATGATGATAATACCGGTTGGGTTCACGGTGACTATGTAGAGATACAAAATTTACTTCAGATCACAGCTACTAACTTAAATGTCCGTGAAACTCCAGGTGGTAATACCTTGGGGCAAGTAAGTAACATTTTCATGAAAGCTGTTATAGACAACAATAACAACTATGTTACAAATAACGAATGGTACCAAGTCTATTACAACGGAAAGAAAGCTTGGGTTAGTGATGGGAAAGACGGAAGTTATATTCAAGAAATTAAATAA
- a CDS encoding O-antigen ligase family protein, with protein MTSDLQKNKLISGMESAFIYFLLLQPILDVLAYFDIPVSIVIRVLAMGAGFIYTLLLPDKKGKKTVLIYFLILGLFMGINLINNYIVKYQFIITSELTYIIKTVFFMELLIVYLFVIRSFSAKENWQKIIQQCVFINMAFISGVMLLASLTDTAKRSYGSLAKEGHTGWFFSANELSIILGMGFSMMILYMVQKKSQVTKVQLLPFIGLTIWAMLTVGTKVSFGSIIIVLTAAILILIIKRSWVNFTTLAAMLAATIFITPSTPVGNNLHLTFGLDITNQQNVTPDTETTPEEQMQIDQKILSGRSDFLKNIMKQYKEAPISQKLFGMGHGGNYTNSPKLIEMDFLDWYFSFGVIGFVLLMLPLIYIGYRILINLFKYHIRKISVPIIFTGLSVCLGLGSAFVAGHVLSSPASGIYLAIFIGYLFVLTKHRTS; from the coding sequence ATGACATCAGATTTACAAAAAAATAAACTAATAAGTGGAATGGAATCTGCATTTATTTATTTTCTGCTGTTGCAGCCCATTTTAGACGTACTAGCGTATTTCGACATACCAGTTTCGATTGTAATTAGAGTTTTAGCGATGGGCGCAGGATTTATATACACCTTGCTGCTTCCGGATAAAAAAGGGAAGAAGACAGTACTCATATATTTTCTAATACTGGGTCTTTTCATGGGGATTAACCTTATCAACAATTACATAGTAAAATATCAATTCATCATAACGTCTGAATTGACTTACATAATAAAAACAGTTTTCTTTATGGAATTACTTATTGTCTATCTGTTTGTAATAAGGTCTTTTTCTGCTAAGGAAAACTGGCAAAAAATTATTCAACAGTGCGTTTTTATTAATATGGCATTTATTTCAGGAGTCATGCTGCTGGCAAGTCTGACAGATACTGCAAAAAGAAGCTATGGTTCACTTGCCAAGGAAGGCCACACCGGCTGGTTTTTTTCAGCGAATGAGCTTAGCATTATTTTAGGCATGGGATTCAGCATGATGATTTTATACATGGTTCAAAAAAAATCACAAGTGACAAAGGTGCAATTGTTACCTTTTATTGGACTAACAATTTGGGCAATGCTTACAGTTGGAACAAAAGTAAGCTTTGGTTCAATTATCATTGTATTGACCGCAGCAATCTTAATTCTCATTATCAAGAGAAGTTGGGTTAATTTTACAACCCTAGCAGCCATGCTTGCCGCGACAATTTTCATAACGCCAAGTACTCCTGTAGGAAATAATTTGCACCTTACGTTTGGCTTGGATATTACAAATCAGCAAAACGTCACACCAGATACAGAAACAACTCCTGAAGAGCAGATGCAAATAGATCAAAAAATCTTAAGCGGCAGAAGTGATTTTTTAAAAAATATAATGAAGCAATATAAAGAAGCGCCAATATCGCAAAAGCTATTTGGTATGGGCCATGGTGGAAATTATACCAATTCACCAAAGTTAATTGAAATGGACTTTCTGGACTGGTATTTCAGCTTTGGTGTCATAGGCTTTGTACTGCTCATGCTGCCATTGATTTATATTGGCTATCGTATCTTGATTAACTTATTCAAATATCATATAAGAAAAATAAGTGTTCCTATAATATTTACTGGTTTATCCGTATGTTTAGGGTTGGGAAGTGCTTTCGTGGCGGGGCATGTTCTGTCATCGCCCGCATCTGGTATATACCTGGCAATCTTTATTGGTTACTTATTCGTACTAACCAAACATAGAACATCATGA
- the pssE gene encoding PssE/Cps14G family polysaccharide biosynthesis glycosyltransferase: MILVVLGTHELPFHRLLNEVERLKSDNIIKEDIVVQHGHTKYKSDNMILKQFVSYNEMELLYEQARLIITHAGTGSIIMGINKGKRVIACPRLKKYREHNDDHQLQIVSAMRNQGHILSWEDGTPLEDVMNQAETFQPKPFHSGREQIYQIIENFIKEV, encoded by the coding sequence TTGATTTTAGTTGTGTTAGGTACCCATGAACTGCCATTTCACCGATTACTGAATGAAGTGGAACGATTGAAAAGTGATAATATTATTAAAGAAGATATTGTTGTCCAGCATGGTCATACAAAATATAAAAGTGACAACATGATTCTTAAGCAATTTGTCAGCTACAATGAAATGGAACTTTTGTATGAGCAGGCAAGATTGATTATTACCCATGCAGGTACAGGTTCAATAATTATGGGAATAAATAAAGGAAAGAGGGTAATTGCATGTCCACGGTTAAAAAAATACCGGGAGCATAATGATGATCATCAGCTACAGATTGTTTCCGCAATGAGGAACCAGGGCCACATTTTAAGTTGGGAAGATGGTACGCCGCTTGAGGATGTTATGAACCAGGCAGAAACCTTTCAGCCCAAACCTTTTCATTCTGGCAGGGAACAGATATATCAAATAATAGAAAACTTTATTAAGGAAGTATAG
- the tagD gene encoding glycerol-3-phosphate cytidylyltransferase, translating into MKKVITYGTFDLLHTGHINILRRAKELGDYLVVAISADEFNALKGKEAYYSFEQRKAILEAIRYVDEVIPEYTWEQKVEDVQKHDIDVFVMGDDWTGKFDFLKEYCEVVYLPRTVGISTTKIKTDLNKTNNG; encoded by the coding sequence ATGAAGAAAGTAATCACATACGGAACTTTTGATTTACTTCATACTGGTCATATTAATATATTGCGCCGCGCAAAAGAACTGGGCGATTACCTGGTTGTTGCTATTTCAGCAGATGAATTTAATGCACTTAAAGGAAAAGAAGCTTACTACAGCTTTGAGCAACGTAAAGCAATTCTTGAAGCGATTCGTTATGTTGATGAAGTAATTCCTGAGTACACATGGGAACAAAAAGTTGAAGATGTTCAAAAACATGATATAGATGTGTTTGTAATGGGAGACGACTGGACTGGTAAATTTGACTTCCTTAAAGAATATTGTGAAGTTGTTTATTTGCCAAGAACAGTTGGGATATCAACCACTAAAATCAAAACGGATTTGAATAAAACGAATAATGGCTAG
- a CDS encoding UDP-glucose dehydrogenase family protein → MNIAVIGTGYAGLVTGVCLAEIGNDVTCIDIDEVKLEKLRSGNSPIFEEGLEELLQKGIHRNKLHFTSSYEEGLADKEIVMISVGTPQSEDGSADLSTLHTACKNIGDYLHNDTVIVTKSTVPIGTNEQIKKMIEHNSPANISVKIVSNPEFLRQGSAVHDTFYGDRIVLGSEDKGALQQVERLYKPFGIPIIKTDTRSAEMIKYASNAFLATKISFINEIANLCEHAGANVDDVANGIGMDERIGKHFLKAGIGYGGSCFPKDTSAIITFGKNLGRDMPILESVNDVNEKQHELLIIKIMNRFGNLQNKTIALLGLAFKPGTDDMRNAPSITVVQKILNAGATIKAFDPAAVPNAKRILPKEIKYAETMEEALDNTDCAVILTDWKEIKEYPINNFKKYLNNPIIFDGRNCFSLDEMEASGIEYQSIGRPSVNTNS, encoded by the coding sequence ATGAGGTGAAACTCGAAAAATTACGGAGCGGAAACTCTCCCATTTTTGAAGAAGGATTGGAAGAACTGCTGCAGAAAGGTATTCATCGAAATAAACTGCATTTCACATCGAGCTATGAAGAAGGTCTGGCTGATAAAGAGATTGTTATGATTAGTGTTGGTACGCCACAAAGTGAAGATGGTTCTGCTGATTTATCCACTTTACATACGGCTTGCAAAAACATCGGCGATTATTTACACAATGATACAGTAATTGTAACCAAAAGCACCGTTCCAATTGGTACAAACGAACAAATTAAAAAAATGATCGAACACAATTCGCCAGCCAATATTTCCGTCAAAATCGTTTCTAACCCTGAATTTTTGCGCCAGGGTTCAGCAGTACATGATACATTTTATGGTGATCGAATTGTATTAGGATCAGAAGATAAAGGTGCTTTACAACAGGTGGAGAGACTTTACAAGCCGTTTGGAATTCCAATTATTAAAACGGACACAAGAAGTGCGGAAATGATCAAGTATGCATCCAATGCTTTTTTGGCAACGAAAATCAGTTTCATTAACGAAATTGCCAATCTTTGTGAACATGCGGGTGCGAATGTGGATGATGTTGCAAACGGAATAGGAATGGACGAACGGATCGGAAAGCACTTTTTAAAAGCAGGTATTGGATATGGAGGTTCCTGCTTTCCAAAGGATACGAGCGCGATAATCACCTTTGGTAAGAACTTGGGACGCGATATGCCTATTTTGGAAAGCGTAAATGATGTAAATGAAAAGCAGCACGAATTACTCATAATAAAAATCATGAACAGGTTCGGCAATCTGCAAAATAAAACGATTGCACTACTCGGGTTGGCATTTAAACCTGGGACGGACGATATGCGGAATGCCCCTTCTATTACGGTTGTTCAAAAGATATTAAATGCTGGTGCAACAATCAAAGCTTTTGATCCAGCCGCAGTCCCAAATGCAAAAAGGATCCTGCCGAAAGAAATAAAATATGCAGAAACAATGGAGGAAGCACTTGACAATACAGATTGTGCAGTCATTCTAACCGACTGGAAAGAAATAAAGGAATATCCGATTAATAACTTCAAAAAGTATCTAAACAATCCAATTATATTCGACGGAAGAAACTGTTTCTCTTTAGATGAAATGGAAGCAAGTGGCATAGAATACCAATCCATCGGCCGTCCATCGGTAAATACTAATAGCTAA
- the tagD gene encoding glycerol-3-phosphate cytidylyltransferase, translating to MKKVITYGTFDILHTGHINLLRRAKEYGDYLIVGISSDEFNDLKGKKAYYTFEQRKAILEAVRYVNEVIPEDTWEQKLDDVIRYDVDVFVMGDDWKGHFDYLKEHCEVIYLPRTIGISTTKIKTDLNKNG from the coding sequence ATGAAAAAAGTAATCACATACGGGACATTCGATATCCTTCATACTGGTCATATAAATTTATTGCGTCGTGCCAAGGAATACGGCGACTATCTAATTGTTGGTATTTCATCTGATGAGTTTAATGATTTAAAAGGTAAAAAAGCGTATTATACTTTCGAACAGCGCAAAGCCATCCTGGAAGCCGTCCGCTATGTAAATGAAGTGATTCCTGAAGACACATGGGAGCAAAAATTGGATGATGTGATCAGGTATGATGTTGATGTTTTTGTAATGGGCGATGACTGGAAGGGTCACTTTGACTATTTAAAAGAACATTGCGAAGTTATTTATTTACCCCGAACCATTGGAATATCAACAACAAAAATTAAGACAGATTTAAATAAAAATGGTTAG
- the pssD gene encoding PssD/Cps14F family polysaccharide biosynthesis glycosyltransferase, protein MDQKKLLLISSVGGHLTQLLQLEPLFKNYQYHIVTEKCAITKELKDKYPVSLLVYGARNYMLRYIFKFSYNLLRAFGIFIYRRPDVVITTGAHTAVPMCYIAKLFRKKVIFIESFAKTTSPTLSGRMVYPIADLFIVQWESMKRIYPKSVNGGSIY, encoded by the coding sequence TTGGACCAAAAGAAACTACTGCTTATTTCGTCTGTAGGCGGTCATTTAACACAACTGCTGCAGCTTGAACCCCTATTTAAAAATTATCAATACCACATCGTTACAGAAAAGTGTGCAATCACCAAAGAGTTAAAGGACAAATATCCGGTATCTCTGCTTGTTTATGGTGCAAGAAATTACATGCTGCGTTACATATTTAAGTTCTCGTACAATTTGTTAAGGGCATTCGGGATATTTATATACCGCAGACCTGACGTAGTTATTACAACAGGAGCACACACGGCGGTGCCCATGTGCTACATTGCAAAGCTGTTTCGAAAAAAAGTAATATTTATTGAAAGCTTTGCCAAGACCACCAGCCCAACATTATCAGGGAGAATGGTTTACCCGATTGCCGATTTGTTCATTGTTCAATGGGAATCAATGAAAAGAATTTATCCAAAATCCGTAAACGGGGGGTCCATCTATTGA